The genomic region GTCGTGCACAACCTGCTGGGGCAGCAGGTGGCCGTGCTGGTGGAAGGCACCCTGCCGGCGGGCACGCACCACCTGCCCTTCCAGGCCGGCCGCCTGGCCAGCGGCGTCTACCTGGTCACGCTGGAGGCGGCGGGGCGGGCGCAGACGAGGACGGTGACGCTGCTGCGGTAGGGCAGTGGTCGGTGGTCAGTGGTCAGATGATGGGTCAGACCACAATGCTGCAACGCCAACCACAGGTCAGATGATTGGTCAGATCGCAAAGCTGCCGCACCATCCTCAGGTCAGATGATTGGTCTGACCGCAATGCTGTCGCGCCACCTCAGGTCAGATGATGGGTCTGACCACTCAACCGGCATGACACCAGCCCCTTGCACTCCCGCCTCCACTATCCCAGCTTCCCGCGCCCCACGACGCCCAACGGCAACCGCAGCAAGAACCGAGGACAGCTGAGATGCGTGCATGCATTCTGGCCATCTTTGTCATGACGACCATCGCGATCGCGCGGCCTGTGGACGCGGATCGCGCCGCACAGGTCGCCGCCGCACGGCTGGCGTCCGGGGACGCCGCGCCCGCGCCGGCGAGCGTGACGCCCGCGCAGACCTTGGAGGACGGCTCGCCCGCGCTCTGGCTGGCCACTTTCGAGCGGGGCGGCTTCGCTTTCATCCGCGCCGACGACAACCTGCCGCCGGTGGCGGGCTGGTCCGCCACGGGTACCGTCCCGGTGGATCAGGACGGAGCCATGCATCCCGCGCTGGCCGACTGGCTGGACCTGCAGCGCCTCGACGCCGCCTGGACGCGCGCCGCGGGCTGGCGGCTTCCGGAGGCCGCGGCGGCCTGGGCCGCGCTCGAGTCAGGTGCGGCCGCCCAGCGCGAGGGCGAGACCGTGACTCCCATGCTGAGCTGCAGCTGGGACCAGGGCTGGCCCTGGAACCAGTACTGCCCGGCGGATGCGGCGGGACCGGGCGGGCACGTCTGGGCGGGCTGCGTGGCCACGGCCATGGCTCAGATCATGCACTTCTGGCAATGGCCGGACCAGGGCGCCGGCCAGCACAGCTACCAGCATCCCGCCTACGGCACACAAAGCGCCGACTTCGGCGCCACGGCCTATGGCTGGGACACCATGTCCGACGCCGTGGGCACGCCCGCCGCGGCTCTGCTGCAGTATCATTGCGGCGTGGCGGTGGAGATGCAGTACTCGCCCTCCGGCTCCGGCGCCTGGGTGGGAACAAACCATCCCAACGCCCTGACCGCCCTGGAATCCCACTTCCGTTACCCCGCCGGCGCCGAGTTCATCCAGCACACCCAGTTTCCGGGCGCGGCCTGGGCGGCCCGCCTGGGCGAGGAGATCCTGGCCGGGCGCCCCGTGCTGGACAGCGGCTACGGCTCGGGCGGCCACGCCTTCGTGCTGGACGGCCTTCAGGACGGTCTCTTTCACGTCAATTGGGGCTGGTCGGGCTGGTTCAACGGCTGGTTCGACATCGAGGCCCTCAGCCCCGGCGGCATGGAGTTCTCCATTTTCCAGGGCGCCATCGTCAACTTGATGCGGCCTGAGATCCCCCTCATCACACTTCCCGCCCAAGCCACGGCGGCGGGCCAGCCATTCCCCCTGCTCCAGTTGGATGACTGGGTGGAGGCCGGCCCGGGCGGCGCGGCGGACCTCATGTGGTGGGCCGAGGCGGAAGCGCCCCTCGACGTGGCGCTGGACGAGGAGGCGCGCACGCTGCAGGTGGCCTATCCCGCCGGCTGGACGGGTGGCGCCGGCCTCTCGCTCTGCGCCATCAGCGGCGTGGGACTATGGTCCTGCGCGGAGATTCCCTTCACGGTTCAGGGGATCTTGCCCCCGTCACCTGTCCAGGATCTTGCCCTGACCCTGACCCCGGCCGGCCCCCGCCTGAGCTGGACACCGCCCACCACGGACAGCGCCGGGCAGGTCATCCAGTTGTCGGCCATTCGCATCCACCGCTCGATGGGTCCCTTCTTCCCGCCGCGGTCCGAAAACCTGATTGCCGTTGTGACACCGGAGGCCACGTTCTGGACGGACCCCGCCCCGCCGGAGGGCCTGGGCTTCTATTGCGTTGTGGCGGTGGCGGAGTAGTCATCGCCCCAGACTTTCTTCCTTTCCCTATCGGTATCGATTTCGACTTTCCCCACCCTCTTGTCCCTATGATTTGAAGCAGGATTCACGAGTACCCTTTGGAATCGAGTGTCAAGGAAGTGGATTGTTCCCATGGTCGAGTCTCGACTTCCAATTCGGGATGGAAGTCTCGATCCCGATAGCGATACCGATACCGATATCGATCTCGATAGCGATCCCGATAGCGATAGCGATCTCGATAGCGATAGCGATAGCGATAGCGATAGCGATAGCGATCCCGATAGCGATTGTGAAGAGGAGCTTGGAATGCCCTTGACTCCCTGCCAATGGGAGTCTATCTTCTGCGTCTTGCAAATTTCAGGAGCGACAGGTGAAGACCTACACCGTCAAGCCCGGCGATGTCCAGCGAGGCTGGTTCGTCGTGGACGCCGCCGACCAGATACTGGGCCGGCTGACCAGCCAGATCGCCCAGGTGCTGCGCGGCAAGCACAAGCCCCTCTACAGCCCCCATGTGGACGCCGGGGACTTTGTGGTGGTCCTCAACGCCGACAAGGTCCGGCTGACGGGCAACAAGGCGGACCAGAAAACCTACTTCTGGCATACGGGCTTCCCCCAGGGCGCCCGCACCGTGACCTACCGCATGGCCATGGCCAAGAATCCGGCCTGGGTCATCCAGCACGCCGTCAAGGGCATGCTGCCCCACAACCGCCTGGGGCGCCAGATGATCAAGAAACTCAAGATCTACAACGGTTCCGAACATCCCCACGCCGCGCAGAGGCCGGCCGAGTTGAGGTTCTAAATGGTCACCCGTACGCAGACGAAGCGCTTCTACGCCACCGGCCGCCGCAAGACCAGCGTGGCCCGCGTGTGGATCGAGCCCGGCAAGGGGGAGATCACCGTCAACGGCCGCCAGGTCATGGAGCATTTCCGCCGCGAGACCCTCAAGATGGTCATCGAGCAGCCCATGGAGACGGTCAACCTGCTGGGCAAGCTCAAGATCTACGCCACGGTCAACGGCGGCGGGCTGGCCGGCCAGGCCGGCGCCCTGCGCCTGGGCATCAGCCGCGCCATGGTGGAGATGGACGCCGACTACCGCGGCCCGCTGCGCCAGGCCGGGTTCATGACCCGCGACGCCCGCATGGTGGAGCGCAAGAAGTACGGCCAGCCCGGCGCCCGCAAGCGCTTCCAGTTCAGCAAGCGCTAGCGCGCCGGCGATTCGACTCTCTGCAGGGAGGCTGCCGCACGGGCAGCCTTCTTGATGAACGACACACACGTCCGGATCCGTGCGGAGGTGCCTGGGCCGGGTGGCCCGGGTCCCGTCCGGAGATGAAGGGCGTGGCGGACAAACCAAAGGAGCCATTATGTCCCGCGTGACCGTGCAGCAACTGCTGCTGGCCGGATCCCATTTCGGCCACCTCACCCGCCGTTGGAACCCCAAGATGCGCCCCTACATCTTCATGGAGAAAAACGGCATCCACATCATGGACCTGAAGAAGACGGCCACCCTGCTCGAGGACGCCGCCAACCGCATCGGCAAGATCGTGTCCGACGGCGGGGACGTGCTCTTCGTGGGCACCAAGGACCAGGCCCAGGACGTGATGAAGGACGAAGCCACCCGCTGCGGCATGCACTATGTCAGCGAGCGCTGGCTGGGCGGCATGCTCACCAACTTCCGCACCATCCGCAACTCCATCCGCACGCTGGAGAGCATGGAGGAGAAACAGACGGACGGCACCTACGAGCGCATCAGCAAGAAGGAAATCCTGCAGATCGAGCGCCAGAAGGAGAAGCTGGAGAAGACCCTGGGCGGCATCCGCACCATGAAGCGTCTGCCCGGCGCCGTCTTCGTGGTGGACACGGTGCGCGAGGCCATCGCCGTGAGCGAGGCGCGCAAGCTGAAGATTCCCGTCTTCGCCATCTGCGACACGAACAGCGATCCCGACGTGATCGACTACGTCATTCCCGCCAACGACGACGCCTTCAAGAGCATCGCGGTGATCACCAAGTGCCTGGCCGACGCCGTGGACGAGGCCCGCAGCCTGCGCAAGGAGGGCTTCGGCCAGGAGGGCGAGCAGCACGCCCCCGAGCGGGGCGACGCCAAGACTGCCCCGCGCCGCCGCAAGAAGCGCCCGGATGGGCCGGCTCGTCCGGAAGGCGAGCGCCATGGCGCGGCGCCGGCCGCCCAGGCTCGCGAGGCTGTGACGCCGCCCGCGGTCGAAGCGGCGGCCCCGGCTGAACCGGCCGTCGCCACCGAGGCGCCGGACGCCGCCGGCATCGAGTAGGGCAACCACCACCGAAGCGAACAGGACGCACCATGGAGATCTCCGCCAAGGACGTGATGAAGCTCCGCCAGATGACCGGCGCGGGCATGATGGACTGCAAGAAGGCGCTGGCCGAGTCGAATGGCGACCTGGACGCCGCCGTGGACTTCCTGCGCAAGAAGGGCCTGAAGACGGCCGAGAAACGGGCCGACCGCGAGGCGAACGAGGGCAAGGTGGTGTTCACGGCCGCCCCCGACGGGCGCGCCGGTGTCCTGCTTGAGCTGAATTCGGAGACGGACTTCGTCGCCGGCACGCCGGATTTCCGCGCCTTCGCCCTGGACTGCGCCGCCCGCGCCCTCGAACACCGGCCCGCCGATGTGGAGGCGCTCATGGTGCTGCCCGCCGTCAAGGATGCCGCTGTCCGCCTGGCCGACCAGCTGAGCGACATGACG from bacterium harbors:
- a CDS encoding C10 family peptidase, with translation MRACILAIFVMTTIAIARPVDADRAAQVAAARLASGDAAPAPASVTPAQTLEDGSPALWLATFERGGFAFIRADDNLPPVAGWSATGTVPVDQDGAMHPALADWLDLQRLDAAWTRAAGWRLPEAAAAWAALESGAAAQREGETVTPMLSCSWDQGWPWNQYCPADAAGPGGHVWAGCVATAMAQIMHFWQWPDQGAGQHSYQHPAYGTQSADFGATAYGWDTMSDAVGTPAAALLQYHCGVAVEMQYSPSGSGAWVGTNHPNALTALESHFRYPAGAEFIQHTQFPGAAWAARLGEEILAGRPVLDSGYGSGGHAFVLDGLQDGLFHVNWGWSGWFNGWFDIEALSPGGMEFSIFQGAIVNLMRPEIPLITLPAQATAAGQPFPLLQLDDWVEAGPGGAADLMWWAEAEAPLDVALDEEARTLQVAYPAGWTGGAGLSLCAISGVGLWSCAEIPFTVQGILPPSPVQDLALTLTPAGPRLSWTPPTTDSAGQVIQLSAIRIHRSMGPFFPPRSENLIAVVTPEATFWTDPAPPEGLGFYCVVAVAE
- the rpsB gene encoding 30S ribosomal protein S2, with the protein product MSRVTVQQLLLAGSHFGHLTRRWNPKMRPYIFMEKNGIHIMDLKKTATLLEDAANRIGKIVSDGGDVLFVGTKDQAQDVMKDEATRCGMHYVSERWLGGMLTNFRTIRNSIRTLESMEEKQTDGTYERISKKEILQIERQKEKLEKTLGGIRTMKRLPGAVFVVDTVREAIAVSEARKLKIPVFAICDTNSDPDVIDYVIPANDDAFKSIAVITKCLADAVDEARSLRKEGFGQEGEQHAPERGDAKTAPRRRKKRPDGPARPEGERHGAAPAAQAREAVTPPAVEAAAPAEPAVATEAPDAAGIE
- the rplM gene encoding 50S ribosomal protein L13 yields the protein MKTYTVKPGDVQRGWFVVDAADQILGRLTSQIAQVLRGKHKPLYSPHVDAGDFVVVLNADKVRLTGNKADQKTYFWHTGFPQGARTVTYRMAMAKNPAWVIQHAVKGMLPHNRLGRQMIKKLKIYNGSEHPHAAQRPAELRF
- the rpsI gene encoding 30S ribosomal protein S9; this translates as MVTRTQTKRFYATGRRKTSVARVWIEPGKGEITVNGRQVMEHFRRETLKMVIEQPMETVNLLGKLKIYATVNGGGLAGQAGALRLGISRAMVEMDADYRGPLRQAGFMTRDARMVERKKYGQPGARKRFQFSKR